The DNA window GCAGAGTACTGATAAGGCCCTCAGGAACCGAACCACTGGTACGTGTAATGATTGAAGGACAAGATAAAAATTTCCTACAGGAGAAAGCTGAAGAATTGGCAAGGTTAATAGAAGAAAGACTGAAATAGAGTTGAGAATGGAAGATTGATAATTGAGAATTAATATACAATTAAAATTAGCAGTATAATTTCAACATTTATAATAGTTATGACAGGGAATTTGATTTTAGAGGCTTTAAAATTATAAGCTTGTACTTATTAATAATTGTCAATTCTCAATTATCAATTAATTTTTGGGGGGTGAGGCCATTGGGAAGATGACAGGGGACATTTCTTATGAGAAGAGATGTGACCCCTCAATAATCGAAAATAAAAGCGCCTGGGCTGTATAATATACAGTTGACGAGGATGAGGTTTATCGGATTTTCGGCGGATGCCTCACGGTGACATACCACCGATAAAGGTCTTACAAACCCGCAAGCGATTGCGGTCCAAAAGAGGCCGGGTATGAATAGGATGAAAATAGAAAAATATACTATTCATTAATGGAGGTTTCAAGTATGTGTGGTATTGTTGGATATATAGGTGACAGACAGGCGGCACCTATACTTTTGGAAGGATTAAAAAAGCTTGAATATAGAGGATATGATTCTGCCGGAGTGGCAGTATATAATGATAATCAGGTAAATGTTGTAAAAGCAAAGGGAAGATTGAAAATCCTTGATGATAAACTGGATGGCGGGAAAAACTTACCGGGTACAATGGGAATAGGACATACGCGATGGGCCACACACGGTGCACCATCTGACGTAAATTCGCATCCTCATACCAGTTCATCTGGAAATATTGCAGTAGTTCACAATGGTATTATTGAGAACTACTTAAAGTTAAGAGAATATCTTATCGGGAAGGGATATGAATTTGTATCTGATACTGACACCGAAGTTGTAGCGCATCTGGCAGATTATTATTATAACGGCGATTTGATTGATACGATTATTAAAGTAATCAATAGGGTAGAAGGTTCCTATGCTTTAGGTATCGTATGCAAGGATAAACCGGACGAATTGGTTGCAGTAAGGAAGGATAGTCCGTTAATAGTTGGTTTAGGTGAGAATGAAAACTTTATTGCTTCAGATATTCCGGCTATTTTGGAGCATACAAGAAATATTTACCTTTTAGAGGATAAAGAGATTGTTCTCCTCAAGAAAGATGAAGTTAAAATTTTTAATATTGATAAAGAAGAAATCAAAAAAGAAGTATTTACTGTTAACTGGGATGTATCTGCTGCGGAAAAAGGCGGCTATGAGCATTTCATGATTAAAGAGATATGTGAACAACCTAAAGTAATAAAGGATACAGTTAGTCCACGGTTAAAAGACGGAACCATTGTATTAGATGATATTAAGCTTACTAAAGAAGATGTCGACAGCATTAAGAAGATCTATATTGTGGCTTGTGGTACTGCTTCTTATGCCGGCATGGTAGGAAAATATGTAATTGAAAAATTGGTAAGAATTCCTGTTGAAGTAGATGTAGCTTCAGAATTCAGATATAGAAATCCTATCATAGACCAGGATACACTTGTTATCTTGATCAGCCAGTCCGGGGAAACTGCAGATACACTGGCTGCTTTGAGAGAAGCAAAGAAGCAGGGGGCAAGAATATTATCTGTAGTAAATGTTGTTGGCAGTTCAATAGCGCGGGAATCCGATAACGTATTATACACATGGGCCGGACCCGAGATTGCTGTTGCTTCTACAAAAGCATACAGCGCCCAGTTAGCTGCTATGTATTTAATAGCACTCTACATGGGCTTGAAAAAAGGAACTGTTTCCGAACAGGAAGTAGAAAATATTATTGAACACTTAAAAACAATACCTGATAAAGTGGCAAATATATTGAATCATAAAGAAAAGATTCAGTATTATGCTTCACAGTATTTTAATGCAAAGGATGTCTTCTTCTTAGGCAGAGGATTAGACTATGCAGTAGCACTGGAAGGCTCATTAAAGCTAAAAGAAATATCCTATGTT is part of the Petroclostridium xylanilyticum genome and encodes:
- the glmS gene encoding glutamine--fructose-6-phosphate transaminase (isomerizing), which encodes MCGIVGYIGDRQAAPILLEGLKKLEYRGYDSAGVAVYNDNQVNVVKAKGRLKILDDKLDGGKNLPGTMGIGHTRWATHGAPSDVNSHPHTSSSGNIAVVHNGIIENYLKLREYLIGKGYEFVSDTDTEVVAHLADYYYNGDLIDTIIKVINRVEGSYALGIVCKDKPDELVAVRKDSPLIVGLGENENFIASDIPAILEHTRNIYLLEDKEIVLLKKDEVKIFNIDKEEIKKEVFTVNWDVSAAEKGGYEHFMIKEICEQPKVIKDTVSPRLKDGTIVLDDIKLTKEDVDSIKKIYIVACGTASYAGMVGKYVIEKLVRIPVEVDVASEFRYRNPIIDQDTLVILISQSGETADTLAALREAKKQGARILSVVNVVGSSIARESDNVLYTWAGPEIAVASTKAYSAQLAAMYLIALYMGLKKGTVSEQEVENIIEHLKTIPDKVANILNHKEKIQYYASQYFNAKDVFFLGRGLDYAVALEGSLKLKEISYVHSEAYAAGELKHGTIALIEQGTLVIALATQEHLFDKMLSNIKEVKARGAVVIAVAQEGNTEIEKEADFVLYLPQVDQLLAPSLTVIPLQLFAYYVAVAKGCDVDKPRNLAKSVTVE